Genomic DNA from Erythrobacter aureus:
TCCCGATAGGGCACGGATCGAGGAAATCCTGCGCAGCCTCAGCCTATGGGAAAAGCGCGACGAGCGGATCATGGCGTTGTCGGGTGGAATGAAGCGCCGGGTATTGATTGCCAAAGCCCTGGCGCACGAGCCCGACCTGTTGTTCCTCGACGAGCCGACGGCGGGCGTCGATGTCGAGCTGCGTAAGGGCATGTGGGCAATCATCGACGAGATGCGCTCGCGCGGGGTCACGATCATCCTGACCACGCATTACATCGAAGAGGCGGAGATGATGGCCGATCGCGTGGGCATCATAAATCGCGGGCGTCTCCTGATGGTCGACGAGAAGGATGCGATGATGGCGCGGCTAGGGCGGACCGAAGCACATATCACGCTTGCCGAAGCGCGAAGTTCCCTACCGCCGCAAATCGCGCGTTTCCCGGTGGAGTTGGAAGAAGGCGGTACCTCTCTGCGCTATCGCGGCGGCGATGGCACGGGGAAGGGCAAGACCGAAGTCGCGGATCTCACCAAGGCGCTGATCGCGGCGGGTATAGACTATACCGGGATCGATACGCGCGAGAGCAGCCTCGAGGACATCTTCGTCACGTTCCTCGGCGAAGAGGGGGACGCGGCATGATCTCTTGGCGTTCGACATGGTCGATTTACACCCGCGAGCTGATGCGTTTCCTGCGCACCGCCTTCCAGTCGGTACTCGCCCCGGTACTGACGACCTCCCTCTACTTCATTGTCTTCGGTGCTGCGATCGGCGGGCGGATGCCCGACCTTGGCGGAGTGGATTACGGGGCATTCATCATTCCCGGCCTGCTGATGCTGACGCTGCTTGGCGAGACCACCAGCAATTCCAGCTTCGGTATCTATATGCCGCGGTTCACCGGAACGATCTACGAATTGCTCAGCGCGCCGGTCGGCGTGGCTGAAACTCTCATCGGCTTCGTCGGCGCGGCGATGACCAAGAGCCTGATCCTGGCCACGATCATCCTGCTGACTGCCCGCCTGTTCGTCGA
This window encodes:
- a CDS encoding ABC transporter ATP-binding protein, whose amino-acid sequence is MEPILELSGLSKVYPGGLKALDGVDLTIRKGEIFALLGPNGAGKTTLIGAVCGLVRPTSGMIRAFGHDMARDWRKARSRIALVPQELSTDMFEPVHRAVSYSRGLFGLAPDRARIEEILRSLSLWEKRDERIMALSGGMKRRVLIAKALAHEPDLLFLDEPTAGVDVELRKGMWAIIDEMRSRGVTIILTTHYIEEAEMMADRVGIINRGRLLMVDEKDAMMARLGRTEAHITLAEARSSLPPQIARFPVELEEGGTSLRYRGGDGTGKGKTEVADLTKALIAAGIDYTGIDTRESSLEDIFVTFLGEEGDAA
- a CDS encoding ABC transporter permease; amino-acid sequence: MISWRSTWSIYTRELMRFLRTAFQSVLAPVLTTSLYFIVFGAAIGGRMPDLGGVDYGAFIIPGLLMLTLLGETTSNSSFGIYMPRFTGTIYELLSAPVGVAETLIGFVGAAMTKSLILATIILLTARLFVDYSIAHPFLAVFYIMLVAAAFSLFGFILGIWADNFEKLGIIPMLFLTPLTFLGGTFYSIDMLPKPWDTIALANPIVYLVSGLRWTFYGSGDVDIWISFSITLGFLAVCVGVIAYIFKTGWRLRV